The Sphingomonas sanguinis nucleotide sequence AAGCTGGTCGCTCGGGGATTATGACGAGTTCGAACGCGCCGCTCTGATGCGTGCGACGCTGCGTGCCTATTGGGTCGTCACCCTGCTCGGCGCAGGCGCATTGGGATGGTGCGCGATCGCCAGCGCCAATGGCTTACCAATGCCGCATCGCTGGGGCAACTGGGCGGTCTGGGCGCTCGCACTCGCCGCCATCGCAAGCAACTTGCCCGCCTTGTTCGCCGAATTCGCCATCCCCTTCCCCGACAAGGAGGACCTTGCATGAGCCGCGACCGACATATCCGCAGGGAGAGCCCCCATGCGCTATGATGCCCGCTTCGAAGTCGTGGAGCCGCCCGCCCCCGTAATCCGGCGGCGCAAATGGGTCCGCTGGGCGCTCGCTTTCGGGATGATCTGGCCGGTCGCCGTCGCACTTGCCGTTACCGTGGCGGGGAAGGAACCCGACGGGCTGTTGTTGGCGCTGACGTCCCTCAACATCACCAACGCCTTCGGCCTGTCGCCATTCGCCCGCACGCCGCTGTTCCTTCCGGGACGCGGCCGATATGACGAGTTCGAGGCGGCGGCTTTGGGCATTGCCACCGCACGCGCCCATGCGGCGATCGCGGCATTTTTGATCGCGCTCACCCTGGCCGCCGCCTGGGCGAGCCAAGCGGGTGCGCCGGTCGTGCTCGGCGCGCGATCCTGGCTGCTCTGGGCCATGGTGCTGGCGTCGCTGTTCACGACGCTGCCCGCGCTGCTGGCCGAAATCGCCATTCCCTTTCCTGAACAGGAGTGCAACGCATGAGCGGCTATCGCGATGGCTATGATATCCACAAGTGGGGCGCCAACGAGATGGAGCGGCGGCGCCGCCGCTACTGGGTGCGGTGGGCGATGGCGGGATCGACGGTGGTCGCGCTATCCATGGCCGCCTTCCACGGGACAAACGATCATCCATCGCCGTTTCTCGCCTTCCTGCCGGGCCTTTTCATGTCGATGTCCCCGTTTGCACGGGATAGCTGGGCCACCGACCGGGGCCAGGGTGTTTACGACGAATTCGAACAGGCCGCACTGCTGCGGGCCACTGCGCGGGCCTTTGCGGCCTATATCGGTCTGGTCGCCGTGTTGATCAGTTGGATGATCACCGCGCCCGGCCTTGGATACCCGGTGCCAACCCGGCCGATGCAATGGACCAGCTGGCTCGTCACTCTGCTGGTCGTCGGTGTCAGCCTGCCCGCCACCTTCGCCGAATTCATGGTCCCCATGCCCGATGCGGAGGACGAGACGCTGTGACGAACCAACGGCTTTTCGAACGGCTCGATGCGATGGTTCGCTGGACCGGCGTGCCCGCGCTGACCGAGCAGCCGCCGCGCCGCCGTCCGCTGCGCTGGCCAGCGACGCTTGCGCTGGTGCTGGCCTTTGGCGGTTACGGCTTTTCGGTCGCCAATGGCATGCGCTTTCCGGCCGCATCGCTGGGCTATGGCACCGAGATGATCGGCTTTGCGATCGGCTGTTTCGTGCAGATTTGGGGGCCGCTCAAGCCCTTTGGCGGCATGGAAAAGGCCGACGAATGGGACCGGGTGATTCGGTCGCGGGCCTATTTGGTGACGTTCGCTGTCTTCGCGGTGACGACTATGACCGCTCTGGTATTGCTGATGGGCGCGACCGCGTTCGACTATCCCCGGGGGGCGCTGATGCAAGTCGGTACCCAGACGCTGTTTCTGCTCTTCGCGATCCTCAACGCGGGGCCGACCGCCCATGCCAGCTGGGCGGTGCGGTGGCAGAAGGAGGAGGAGTAAGCCTCTCCCTGCCCACGTTCAGCCTCAGTGAAAGCCAAGCGATGACATCGCGATACCATGACCTTGCCTGAGCGGCTCCGAAACCTCGGGTTTCCCTTGGCCTTCGACTTCGCTCAGGCTGAACGGAAGGGGGGTACATAGTCCCCCCTCCGTTCGCGCCGGATCACGCCGGGGTCAGCAGACCTTCCTTCGCGATCTTATCCCGCCACACCAGCGGGGCCAGGGTGTGGACGTTCTGGCCCTCGGAATCGACCGCGACGGTGACGGGGAAATTCTCCACGTCGAACTCGTAGATCGCCTCCATGCCCAGATCCTCGAAACCGACGACCTTCGATCCCTTGATCGCACGGGCGACCAGATAGGCCGCACCGCCGACCGCCATCAGATAGGCGGACTGGTATTCGCGGATCGCGTCGGTGGCGGCGGGACCACGCTCGGCCTTGCCGACCATCGCCAGCAGGCCCTGGTCGAGCATCATGCGGGTGAACTTGTCCATGCGGGTCGCGGTGGTGGGACCGGCGGGGCCGACCACTTCCTCGCCGACCGGATCGACCGGGCCGACATAATAGATCACCCGGCCCTTGAACTCGACCGGCAGTTCCTCGCCGCGATCGAGCATGTCCTTGATCCGCTTGTGCGCGGCGTCGCGGCCGGTCAGCATCTTGCCGTTCAGGAGCAGCCGGTCGCCATGCTTCCAGCTCTTCACCTCGTCCGCCGTCAGCGCGTCGAGGTCGACACGCTTTGCCGTCTGCAGGTCCGGTTTCCAGTCGACCTTGGGCCATTCCTCCAGCTTGGGCGCTTCCAGATAGACCGGGCCGGAGCCGTCCAGCGTGAAGTGCGCGTGGCGGGTCGCGGCGCAGTTGGGGATCATGGCGACGGGCTTGGACGCGGCATGGGTCGGCCAGTCGAGGATCTTGACGTCGAGGATGGTGGACAGGCCGCCCAGCCCCTGCGCGCCAATGCCCAGCGCATTGACCTTGTCGAACAGCTCGATGCGCAGCGCCTCGATATCGTTGCGCGGACCGCGCTCCTTCAGCTGGCCCATATCGATCGCGCCCATCAGCGATTCCTTGGCGAGCAGGACCGCCTTTTCCGCCGTGCCGCCGATGCCGATGCCCAGCATGCCGGGCGGGCACCAGCCCGCCCCCATTTGCGGCACCATTTCCAACACCCAGTCGACGATCGAGTCGGACGGGTTCATCATCTTGAACTTCGACTTGTTCTCCGAGCCGCCACCCTTGGCCGCGACGTCGACCGTCACCGTGTTGCCCGGCACCATCTCGACATGCAGGACCGAGGGGGTGTTGTCCTTGGTGTTGCGGCGGGTGAAGGCCGGGTCGGCGAGGATCGAGGCGCGCAGCTTGTTCTCGGGGTGGAGATAGGCGCGGCGCACGCCCTCATCGACGACCTCCTGGAGCGAGCGGTCGCCCGACAGGCGGCAATCCTGGCCCCATTTCACAAAGACCGTGACGATGCCGGTGTCCTGGCAGATCGGGCGATGCCCCTCCGCGCACATCCGGCTGTTGGTCAGGATCTGCGCGATGGCATCCTTGGCCGCCGGGCTCTTCTCGGCCTCATAGGCCTTACCCAGGGCGCGGATATAATCCATCGGGTGATAATAGCTGATGAACTGGAGCGCGTCGGCCACGCTCTCGATCAGGTCGGTGTCGCGGATGAGGGTCGTCATGCACCCGTCCTTAGCGAAAGCGGCAGGGCTGGCGCAATGGATGCGGCCGACTTCAAGCAATCTTAACCTCAGTTACCCTAGGGTTGATCCGACCAACTGGAAACCCCCGCACCGCATGTCGCCCGCCCCCTCCACGAACCTGTCCTTCCTGGCCCTGATGGGGCTGGTCGAGGATAATGACGAGCTGCTGGTCTCGCTGCACCTGGGGCGGTTGAAGACGCTGTGCCGCACCTGGCCGCTGGCGATCCTGCAGAATATCGTCGCCGTAGCAACGATCCTGGCGATCGACGCCTTGGCCGAGCCATCCCGTCATTTCTTCGACAAGGCAGTGGCGGGCGGCCTGATGGTAGCGGCCACGCTGGCGTTCGGATTCGTGCTGTGGCGCGGCGTATCGCACCAATGGCCCTTCTATCGACTGAAACAGTGGCTGAGCGGCATGGGCCTGGTCGTCGCGCTCGCCACCGGGCCGATGCTGCTGATCGTGGCGAACGCGCATCACGGCGCCGGCGGATGGGCGGCGGCGCTGACGCTGGCCTGTACGATGTGGGCGACGGCCTCGATGCTGAACGCGGTGCGCGGCGCGCTGCTGGGCTATTCCTTCGGCTTCGCGTTTCTGGCCCCGGTCACCGCGCTCGCCTGGGGCGTGTCGATCCTGCCGGTGCTGGCAGCGGTCGTCCCGCCGCTGCTCTTCTTGGTACTGAAGGCGCGGACGGTCGGGCGGATCGATTATGACGGCGCCCGCGACCGCGCGCATGCCTTCGGCCAGGGGCAGCAGGCGGTGAAGATGATCGCCGAGTTCGAGGAGCATGGCACCGGCTGGTTCTGGGAAACCGATCGGCACGGGCGGCTGACCTATCTGTCGGACAAGGTGTCACGCGACCTGGCGGCCTCCGGCATCGACAGCCGGGGACAGTTGCTGACCGAGCTGTTCCAGATGGACCCCTCCGCGCCCGGTACCGAGCGGACCCTGTCCTTCCACATGGCGTCGCGCACCAGCTTTTCCGACTATACGGTCTGCGCGGTGGTGGCGGACGGCACCGTGTCCGAGCGCTGGTGGTCGATCTCCGGCCGCCCGATCCTGGACAGCATCGGCCGGTTTCGCGGCTTTATCGGTTCCGGCTCGGACCTGACCGAGAAGCGCCGGTCGGAGGCCGAGATCACCCG carries:
- a CDS encoding fumarate hydratase, coding for MTTLIRDTDLIESVADALQFISYYHPMDYIRALGKAYEAEKSPAAKDAIAQILTNSRMCAEGHRPICQDTGIVTVFVKWGQDCRLSGDRSLQEVVDEGVRRAYLHPENKLRASILADPAFTRRNTKDNTPSVLHVEMVPGNTVTVDVAAKGGGSENKSKFKMMNPSDSIVDWVLEMVPQMGAGWCPPGMLGIGIGGTAEKAVLLAKESLMGAIDMGQLKERGPRNDIEALRIELFDKVNALGIGAQGLGGLSTILDVKILDWPTHAASKPVAMIPNCAATRHAHFTLDGSGPVYLEAPKLEEWPKVDWKPDLQTAKRVDLDALTADEVKSWKHGDRLLLNGKMLTGRDAAHKRIKDMLDRGEELPVEFKGRVIYYVGPVDPVGEEVVGPAGPTTATRMDKFTRMMLDQGLLAMVGKAERGPAATDAIREYQSAYLMAVGGAAYLVARAIKGSKVVGFEDLGMEAIYEFDVENFPVTVAVDSEGQNVHTLAPLVWRDKIAKEGLLTPA